From the genome of Turicibacter faecis, one region includes:
- a CDS encoding ABC-2 transporter permease codes for MMKGLIIKDFLNLRNNIKTMLITILIYLLFFISYDPSFLSGLLIMIFCLQSLSTFSYDEYANWDVFALSLPISRKELVLSKYIVFAIFPIAGTILSEIIVTGICLVKGIPISAELFISGIAILFTAELLILFLLPFVFKYGIERGRMMMMVISFSLFGGIVLLGKFLKGILTPQRITHLETLLPLLPWIGIITLLIVAYFSYQLSSRIVLKKEY; via the coding sequence ATGATGAAAGGGCTAATTATAAAAGATTTCTTAAACTTAAGAAACAACATTAAAACGATGTTGATTACCATACTTATCTATTTATTATTCTTTATTTCCTATGATCCAAGCTTTTTAAGTGGGCTGTTAATTATGATTTTTTGTTTGCAAAGCCTAAGTACTTTCTCCTACGATGAGTACGCGAATTGGGATGTATTCGCCCTATCACTTCCTATTTCACGAAAAGAACTCGTTCTTAGTAAATATATCGTCTTCGCTATCTTCCCGATCGCCGGAACAATTCTTTCAGAAATAATAGTCACTGGGATTTGTCTTGTGAAAGGCATCCCTATTAGTGCAGAACTTTTTATATCCGGCATTGCCATTTTATTTACAGCGGAATTACTGATCTTATTTTTACTTCCATTTGTCTTTAAATACGGAATTGAACGCGGCCGTATGATGATGATGGTTATCAGTTTTAGTCTATTTGGCGGGATTGTTTTATTAGGTAAGTTTTTAAAAGGAATATTGACTCCTCAACGGATCACTCATTTAGAAACATTACTTCCCCTTTTACCGTGGATTGGAATCATCACTCTACTCATCGTTGCCTACTTCTCTTATCAATTATCCTCTCGAATCGTTTTAAAAAAAGAATATTAA
- a CDS encoding S1 RNA-binding domain-containing protein — protein sequence MSITAGQKLNGKVTSVKKFGAFVELENGKSGLVHISELSEKFVEKVEDVVSVGQEVTVRVKEVTPEGKINLSMKPARPEKPARPALDLDKAITNFLKDSDEKQSALKKNMKTQRRRSN from the coding sequence ATGTCAATCACAGCTGGTCAAAAGTTAAATGGTAAAGTCACGAGTGTGAAGAAGTTTGGTGCATTTGTGGAGTTAGAAAATGGAAAATCAGGACTTGTACACATTAGTGAGTTATCTGAGAAATTCGTAGAAAAAGTTGAAGATGTTGTCAGCGTGGGTCAGGAAGTAACTGTGCGCGTTAAAGAGGTGACACCAGAAGGGAAAATTAACCTTTCAATGAAACCAGCACGCCCAGAAAAGCCAGCTCGTCCAGCTTTAGACTTAGATAAAGCAATTACTAACTTTTTAAAGGATAGCGATGAGAAACAATCGGCTCTTAAAAAGAACATGAAAACACAGCGTCGTCGTTCTAACTAA
- a CDS encoding FtsB family cell division protein, with the protein MAERKLTLVQKNNRKRRQQLFYRRVLTLSLIIGFFCVVGACLYTSRLAKLTEAKEKLAAYEKEYDELIEKEEYYRNEISKLENEDYIAKLAREKYFKSEEGEILFKLPQGQE; encoded by the coding sequence GTGGCAGAAAGAAAGTTAACTCTAGTACAGAAGAATAATCGAAAAAGGCGACAACAGCTTTTTTATCGTCGGGTATTAACACTTAGCCTTATTATAGGATTCTTTTGTGTCGTTGGGGCTTGCCTATATACAAGTCGTTTAGCCAAACTTACTGAAGCTAAGGAAAAATTAGCTGCATATGAAAAAGAATATGATGAGTTAATTGAGAAAGAGGAATATTATCGCAACGAAATAAGCAAACTTGAAAATGAGGATTACATTGCTAAGCTTGCGCGCGAGAAATATTTTAAATCTGAGGAAGGCGAGATATTATTTAAGCTTCCGCAAGGACAAGAATAA
- the yabQ gene encoding spore cortex biosynthesis protein YabQ translates to MSLQVQFQLMVHVLLYGIFIGVTLDFTYIVKEILFNHSIQWVIIVMYWLIQIPLTFIYIYNVNEGIFHLYILLFLVVGAIIYFKFLKQPLHRDLEMLGESLFTVAHFIKKVVNILVISPIMFIYKLVSDIIMLFLRILKLLFYTPLAKLGKSISSKKKKKEKRRRGRKKVNSSTEE, encoded by the coding sequence ATGAGTTTACAAGTCCAATTTCAACTAATGGTTCATGTCCTATTGTATGGAATTTTTATCGGTGTAACGTTAGATTTTACTTACATCGTTAAAGAGATTTTATTTAATCATTCCATACAATGGGTGATTATTGTGATGTATTGGTTAATCCAAATTCCTCTTACCTTTATCTATATATATAATGTTAATGAAGGAATCTTCCATTTGTATATTTTGCTTTTCTTAGTCGTTGGGGCTATCATATACTTTAAGTTCTTAAAACAGCCGTTGCACCGGGATCTTGAAATGTTAGGGGAGAGTTTATTCACAGTTGCACACTTTATAAAAAAAGTGGTGAATATCTTAGTAATTTCCCCCATTATGTTTATTTACAAGCTTGTTTCTGATATAATAATGTTGTTTCTTAGAATTTTAAAGCTTTTATTTTATACGCCTTTAGCTAAATTAGGAAAATCTATATCAAGTAAGAAGAAAAAAAAGGAGAAACGACGACGTGGCAGAAAGAAAGTTAACTCTAGTACAGAAGAATAA
- the yabP gene encoding sporulation protein YabP, translating into MNIYEKESYMKQKPSTLLGYHQVSMKERKLMDVSGIKKLLSFDSELFTIDTTMGILTVRGMDLELKNLDLEKGELSIMGYITGYEYDDLDMIGEDSKGIFSKLFK; encoded by the coding sequence ATGAACATTTATGAGAAAGAGTCGTACATGAAGCAAAAGCCAAGCACGCTATTGGGTTACCATCAGGTATCAATGAAAGAAAGGAAGTTAATGGATGTTAGTGGAATTAAAAAGTTATTAAGCTTTGATAGTGAGTTGTTTACGATTGATACAACAATGGGGATTTTAACAGTGAGAGGAATGGATTTAGAGCTTAAGAATCTTGATCTTGAAAAGGGAGAGCTATCGATTATGGGTTATATTACCGGTTATGAATACGACGATTTAGACATGATTGGTGAAGACTCAAAAGGAATCTTTAGCAAATTATTTAAATAA
- a CDS encoding ABC transporter permease, with protein MKQGYRLMGILGVLLIYELFVQCVHQPIILPSLISVFEAAYEIVSDPMFTVTVLSTVRRTVLTFTGVLIISLLLGILVGYFKALRLFLAPFITLLRTLPTISITIILLIWFGAERGPVMIMACVIFPLLYEMIESSMNHVDSDLLDVCLLFGATPYEKFRALYYPQLMRELSGGVQATIGLSFKVMVMGEVMAQTSIGIGRQLNYEKTYLNMPAVFAWSFVLILLVMCFEFITQILIKELIRHLDS; from the coding sequence ATGAAGCAAGGGTATCGATTAATGGGGATTTTAGGTGTCTTACTCATTTATGAGTTATTCGTACAATGTGTTCATCAACCGATTATTTTACCATCATTAATAAGTGTTTTTGAGGCAGCCTATGAGATTGTGTCTGATCCAATGTTCACTGTGACCGTACTTTCGACGGTTAGGAGGACAGTTCTTACTTTTACAGGTGTGTTAATCATTAGTTTATTACTAGGTATTCTTGTGGGCTATTTTAAGGCGCTTCGCTTGTTTTTAGCGCCATTTATAACGCTTTTAAGAACGTTACCTACTATTTCAATCACCATTATTTTATTAATTTGGTTTGGGGCGGAACGGGGGCCTGTTATGATTATGGCCTGTGTGATTTTCCCCCTTTTATATGAGATGATAGAGAGCTCAATGAACCATGTAGATTCTGATTTATTAGATGTTTGCTTATTGTTTGGTGCGACCCCGTATGAAAAATTTAGGGCGCTTTATTATCCACAATTAATGAGAGAATTAAGTGGTGGGGTTCAAGCAACGATCGGATTATCATTTAAAGTCATGGTCATGGGGGAAGTAATGGCTCAGACCTCTATAGGAATTGGTCGTCAGTTAAACTACGAGAAGACTTATTTAAATATGCCCGCTGTTTTTGCTTGGAGTTTTGTGCTTATTTTATTGGTGATGTGCTTTGAGTTTATCACTCAAATCTTAATAAAAGAATTAATTCGCCATCTTGACTCCTAA
- a CDS encoding ABC transporter substrate-binding protein codes for MKKFLAIFLLLFGIVGCANQTVDENKKDETKEKVEQQTENEEQNIETTPQFENVSFDMLVPSGSTAMAMAHFKATAPSLGDHVEYTVSPYTQGSDALAAAFTSGSSQVIVAPTNLGATLYQKEVPYQLVATLVWGNLYLISQEELNFDDLAGKKITAFGQGSTPDIVLQCILKEKGLLDSVEIEYLPSVADVQSMFAAGETDLAVIAEPSLSVLKTKSENVNVVVDFQQQWEEIYGVSSYPQASLFVHKDLIENHKEVIEPLLAQVEASVSFANESTDEMAKEAIQTGLEMPENIIVQSTPQSNLRFKTAADSKKEIEVYLKKLFEFNPATIGGSMPDDDFYYFAN; via the coding sequence ATGAAAAAGTTTTTAGCAATATTCCTATTGCTGTTTGGAATCGTCGGCTGCGCGAATCAAACGGTAGATGAGAATAAGAAAGATGAAACAAAGGAAAAGGTAGAGCAACAAACCGAAAATGAGGAGCAGAATATAGAGACGACTCCACAATTTGAAAATGTTTCATTTGATATGTTAGTTCCGAGTGGATCAACAGCCATGGCAATGGCGCACTTTAAGGCAACGGCACCTTCCCTTGGAGATCATGTGGAATATACCGTATCGCCTTATACACAAGGAAGTGATGCATTAGCTGCAGCTTTTACATCAGGGAGCTCACAGGTGATTGTTGCACCCACTAATTTAGGAGCTACGCTTTATCAAAAAGAAGTGCCTTATCAATTAGTAGCCACTTTAGTGTGGGGAAATTTATATTTAATTAGTCAAGAAGAATTAAATTTTGATGATTTAGCAGGTAAAAAGATTACGGCTTTTGGCCAAGGAAGTACACCAGACATTGTGCTACAGTGCATTTTAAAGGAAAAGGGGCTACTTGATTCGGTAGAAATTGAGTATTTACCAAGTGTTGCAGATGTTCAATCGATGTTTGCAGCGGGTGAAACGGATCTTGCAGTTATCGCAGAACCTTCATTATCGGTTTTAAAAACAAAGAGTGAGAATGTAAATGTCGTTGTTGATTTTCAACAACAGTGGGAAGAAATTTATGGGGTAAGTTCTTATCCACAAGCAAGTTTATTTGTTCATAAAGATTTAATTGAGAATCATAAAGAGGTTATTGAACCGTTATTAGCCCAAGTGGAGGCAAGTGTTTCATTCGCAAATGAATCAACAGACGAAATGGCTAAAGAAGCTATTCAAACAGGACTTGAAATGCCGGAAAATATTATTGTTCAGTCGACGCCACAGTCAAATTTAAGGTTTAAAACAGCAGCCGATTCAAAGAAAGAGATTGAAGTCTATTTGAAAAAATTGTTTGAATTTAATCCAGCTACAATTGGCGGTTCGATGCCGGACGATGACTTCTATTATTTCGCGAATTAA
- a CDS encoding ABC transporter ATP-binding protein, translating into MNYVAFNHVFKTYPRSTKAVINDFNLSISKGEFIVIVGPSGSGKSTLLELICGFEKMTSGDILIEGRRINETLPKDRDVAMVFQNYALLPHLSTYENIEFGMKLRKLPKKQREEKVRWAARILQLEEYLDVLPKNLSGGQRQRIAIARAIVREPKLFLMDEPLSNLDAKLRESTGNEITQLHRRLNATTIYVTHDQTEALTMADRIVILNEGIIQQIGTPVEIYTKPANLFVATFIGKPRINLFNVTYHTHHLILSNHISLEVGSRFSPLTENGEYLLALRAEHLYLDTTNGIEMRIQKVEYLGSEVILHLQKDDLVMTMKSYQNLDYKTGAFIKVSFDLAHAHVFNKTTHERIELNHEQN; encoded by the coding sequence ATGAACTATGTTGCATTCAATCATGTTTTTAAAACTTATCCCCGTTCAACTAAGGCGGTTATTAATGATTTTAATCTCTCAATTTCTAAGGGAGAATTCATCGTCATCGTTGGTCCTAGTGGAAGTGGTAAATCAACGTTGCTTGAACTTATTTGCGGATTTGAAAAAATGACTTCTGGGGATATCTTAATTGAGGGAAGACGAATTAATGAAACATTACCAAAAGATCGAGATGTTGCAATGGTCTTTCAAAACTATGCCCTGCTCCCCCATCTTAGCACTTACGAAAATATCGAATTTGGGATGAAATTACGCAAACTTCCAAAAAAGCAGCGCGAGGAAAAGGTACGCTGGGCGGCCCGTATTCTTCAACTCGAAGAATATCTCGATGTACTTCCAAAAAATCTTTCCGGTGGACAACGGCAACGCATCGCTATTGCACGCGCAATCGTCAGAGAGCCGAAACTCTTCCTAATGGATGAGCCGCTTTCCAACCTAGACGCCAAATTGCGTGAATCGACTGGTAATGAGATTACCCAATTACACCGGCGACTAAACGCAACAACCATCTATGTCACCCATGATCAGACGGAAGCCCTGACCATGGCAGACCGAATCGTTATTTTAAATGAAGGGATTATTCAACAGATCGGTACTCCTGTTGAGATTTACACGAAACCAGCCAATTTATTTGTAGCAACCTTCATTGGGAAACCGCGCATTAACCTTTTTAATGTGACGTATCACACCCACCACCTCATCTTATCTAATCATATTTCACTCGAGGTCGGATCTCGATTCTCCCCTCTTACAGAAAACGGGGAATATCTTCTAGCCCTTCGAGCCGAACACCTTTATTTAGATACGACGAATGGGATTGAAATGAGGATTCAAAAAGTTGAGTATCTTGGAAGTGAGGTTATCCTCCATCTACAAAAAGATGACTTGGTCATGACAATGAAATCTTATCAAAACTTAGATTATAAAACAGGGGCATTCATTAAAGTCAGCTTTGACCTAGCTCACGCTCATGTTTTTAATAAAACAACACATGAAAGGATTGAACTTAACCATGAACAAAATTAA
- a CDS encoding ABC transporter substrate-binding protein has product MNKIKLLLVSMTLLSLTACQTKPKVEEGKIGGTLTVVTSRPDAAELFEEIEEGFKKKYPEVEDIIWESSSDYDADIMKRMNTKDYGDVLFVPFSMAGTPSEYENYFYPLGKVEDLEKKYLDVTEAVYNDTVYGLPVSINILGFVYNEDVLKKAGVESMPTSTDALLETCDQIESKTGATCFYTNYNTSLGVWAGALSSYGENYKEAALNGNPFDEGQPIREVMDLFYKLAAGGYIEEDPITGDYNQSLQLLADGKVAMIMRASQDLATIQALNDSEDNIKLAPFPTTLNGTTSVPVGAPGVIGINKNTENLATAKAFLEYFISAESGYAEDLDGVPVIIEELNDDQRALFEEGTIVKTASTEDAAIQERYSAVAGEVGIARLTDVLQKVINIGLYPEQNQSYEDYVKELQNAWDQALKNHE; this is encoded by the coding sequence ATGAACAAAATTAAGCTACTACTCGTCAGCATGACGTTACTCTCATTGACGGCGTGCCAAACAAAACCGAAGGTAGAAGAGGGAAAAATCGGTGGAACATTAACAGTTGTGACTTCTCGTCCTGATGCTGCCGAACTATTTGAAGAGATTGAAGAGGGATTTAAAAAGAAATATCCTGAAGTTGAAGATATTATTTGGGAGTCTTCAAGCGACTATGATGCTGATATCATGAAACGAATGAATACAAAAGATTATGGAGATGTTTTGTTTGTTCCTTTCTCAATGGCAGGAACACCAAGTGAATATGAAAACTACTTCTATCCGCTTGGAAAAGTAGAAGACTTAGAAAAAAAATATTTAGATGTAACTGAGGCTGTGTATAACGATACAGTCTACGGTTTACCTGTTTCAATTAATATTTTAGGCTTTGTCTATAACGAAGACGTTTTAAAGAAAGCTGGCGTTGAAAGTATGCCAACCTCAACAGATGCTTTACTTGAAACTTGCGATCAAATTGAATCAAAAACAGGGGCAACATGCTTTTACACTAACTATAATACCTCTTTAGGAGTTTGGGCAGGTGCCTTATCTTCATATGGGGAAAATTATAAAGAAGCCGCACTTAACGGTAATCCATTTGATGAAGGTCAACCGATTCGTGAAGTAATGGATTTATTCTACAAATTAGCAGCTGGTGGATATATTGAAGAAGATCCGATTACAGGCGACTATAACCAATCGCTTCAATTATTAGCGGACGGAAAAGTGGCCATGATTATGCGCGCCTCTCAAGACTTAGCAACTATTCAAGCGCTCAATGATTCTGAGGATAACATTAAATTGGCTCCATTCCCAACCACTTTAAACGGAACAACAAGTGTTCCAGTTGGAGCCCCTGGGGTCATTGGAATCAATAAAAATACAGAAAACTTAGCAACGGCGAAAGCATTCTTAGAATACTTTATTTCTGCTGAAAGTGGTTATGCAGAAGATTTAGATGGGGTTCCAGTCATCATTGAAGAATTAAACGATGATCAACGTGCTTTATTTGAAGAGGGGACAATTGTAAAAACTGCCTCAACTGAAGATGCAGCCATTCAGGAACGTTATAGTGCTGTTGCCGGGGAAGTCGGAATCGCCCGCTTAACAGATGTTTTACAAAAGGTAATCAATATCGGATTATATCCAGAACAAAACCAAAGTTATGAGGACTATGTTAAAGAGTTACAAAACGCTTGGGATCAAGCACTAAAAAATCATGAATAG
- a CDS encoding carbohydrate ABC transporter permease — MKVLTSPQYFQVFINNLYYFVSGLLQILIALYLAILLSFKVKFKSFFKASIVFPTLISGVAISMMFRLFYTPGGPFDTLLITLGLEKLIHFWLGDPRYVNYTLAGISLWRHTGLRFLMFYAAIQTIPKEYYQVAEIEGATTFQKIRYIILPNIHTILKINFILLTVGAVTAFEIPMIITNGSNGTTTFLLQTLKTAFEQKQLGLAASMAVVMMLALILLTSLQKKLFRNDDYDF, encoded by the coding sequence GTGAAAGTACTAACAAGTCCTCAATACTTTCAGGTTTTTATAAATAACCTTTACTATTTTGTCTCTGGACTCCTGCAAATTTTAATTGCTTTATATCTCGCCATCCTTTTATCCTTTAAAGTCAAATTCAAATCATTTTTTAAGGCGAGTATTGTTTTTCCTACTCTCATTAGTGGCGTCGCCATTTCTATGATGTTCCGGCTCTTTTATACACCAGGTGGCCCCTTTGATACCCTTTTAATCACCCTTGGTCTAGAGAAGCTCATCCATTTTTGGCTCGGAGACCCTCGTTACGTCAACTATACATTAGCCGGAATCTCTCTTTGGCGTCATACAGGACTCCGCTTCTTAATGTTTTATGCAGCCATTCAAACCATCCCCAAGGAATACTATCAAGTAGCCGAAATTGAGGGGGCAACAACCTTTCAAAAAATTCGGTACATTATCTTACCCAATATCCATACAATCCTAAAGATTAACTTTATTCTATTAACAGTCGGGGCCGTTACAGCATTTGAAATTCCGATGATTATCACGAATGGTTCAAATGGAACCACCACCTTCTTACTTCAAACACTAAAAACAGCATTTGAACAAAAACAACTAGGACTTGCTGCAAGCATGGCTGTTGTCATGATGCTCGCCCTTATTTTACTAACCTCACTTCAAAAAAAATTATTTAGGAATGATGATTATGATTTTTAA
- a CDS encoding carbohydrate ABC transporter permease, producing the protein MIFKRLLQSILKYFSLILWTFIVFFPLLTVFFGSFKTYSEFMSTSGVTPPVSFLNFENYYIALTKGKMLTGFFNTFILILAGVSGSIFIGSMVAYVINRFNFKGKKLILFMYLFVSIIPMEVSQVSTFKIIASLGLYNTRLAPILLYLGADVLMVYLYLQVLEKIPREIDKAAMLEGASYFQIYRKVIFPLLKPATASIIMLKVISIYNDFYIPHLYMPGEHLNTISTALFNFMGPHRIEWNVINAAIILSLIPMLVFFLILQKQIYTGLTAGSIK; encoded by the coding sequence ATGATTTTTAAACGTCTACTACAATCAATCTTGAAATATTTTAGTTTAATCTTGTGGACATTCATTGTCTTCTTTCCACTACTCACCGTCTTTTTTGGATCGTTCAAAACTTACAGTGAGTTTATGTCCACGTCTGGGGTAACCCCACCCGTCAGCTTTTTAAATTTTGAAAATTATTATATCGCTTTAACCAAAGGAAAAATGTTGACAGGATTTTTCAATACTTTTATTCTGATTCTTGCAGGTGTTAGTGGGAGTATCTTTATCGGTTCGATGGTGGCGTATGTTATTAACCGATTTAACTTTAAAGGAAAAAAGTTAATTCTATTTATGTATCTCTTTGTCTCCATTATCCCTATGGAAGTCTCTCAAGTTTCAACCTTCAAAATTATTGCGTCCCTCGGGCTATATAACACACGATTAGCCCCGATTTTACTCTATCTTGGGGCTGATGTCTTGATGGTTTATCTTTACTTACAAGTTCTTGAAAAAATTCCACGAGAAATTGATAAAGCAGCGATGTTAGAGGGGGCATCCTATTTTCAAATTTATAGGAAAGTCATCTTTCCTCTTTTAAAACCAGCGACAGCAAGCATTATCATGCTAAAGGTTATTTCGATTTATAATGATTTTTACATTCCACACCTTTATATGCCCGGTGAACATTTAAATACCATCTCGACGGCCTTATTTAACTTTATGGGCCCTCATCGCATTGAGTGGAATGTGATTAATGCGGCAATAATTTTAAGTTTAATTCCGATGTTGGTCTTCTTCCTCATTTTACAAAAACAAATTTATACTGGATTGACAGCGGGAAGTATTAAATAA
- a CDS encoding prenyltransferase, with the protein MKRKNFLQRAYTVMEIRTGFATGLPVLSGGLFGAYLAGHLKIIPLLLMFVTGFCLNIVANVANEIRAYLKSEENEETFTHHLGSEGLVRGDATVVDTLIVLFFFLGISGLSGITLVFVTKNLTILMIGILSAFAAIGYSLGPKPYIIYPIGELVSGLFVGAISTLISAYLQTDHLNLPIVLYSVIPMIMTVFLMSTNNTSDIEKDRGHRVTLPHVIGFRNSIKLIIPEALLMLIAWTTLYLIGGITLLMFISGVVIFYYFGYIRWYKDYYQIQAPYKEMGREFGPRPLLLIYSFNLILSTEFFIYLIQS; encoded by the coding sequence ATGAAAAGAAAAAATTTTTTACAACGTGCTTATACAGTCATGGAGATTAGGACTGGATTTGCTACGGGACTACCTGTCCTAAGTGGGGGATTATTTGGCGCCTATTTAGCCGGACACTTAAAAATCATCCCGCTTTTGTTAATGTTCGTCACTGGTTTTTGCTTAAATATCGTGGCAAACGTTGCAAACGAAATTCGCGCTTATCTAAAAAGCGAGGAAAACGAAGAGACATTCACTCATCATCTCGGAAGTGAGGGACTTGTGCGAGGAGATGCAACGGTTGTGGATACTTTAATCGTTCTCTTCTTTTTCCTTGGCATCAGTGGACTTTCAGGAATAACCCTCGTCTTCGTGACCAAAAACCTAACGATTTTAATGATTGGGATTTTAAGTGCATTTGCGGCAATTGGTTACTCTCTTGGTCCGAAACCTTATATTATCTATCCCATTGGGGAACTCGTTTCAGGGCTTTTTGTTGGGGCAATTAGTACGTTGATTTCGGCTTACTTACAAACAGATCATCTCAACCTTCCTATTGTTCTTTATTCTGTTATCCCCATGATCATGACGGTGTTTTTAATGTCCACCAATAATACCTCAGACATTGAAAAGGATCGAGGGCACCGTGTAACCTTACCTCATGTTATTGGATTTAGAAATTCAATTAAGCTGATTATTCCAGAAGCCCTTCTTATGTTGATCGCCTGGACGACACTTTATCTCATTGGGGGAATTACTCTACTCATGTTTATCAGTGGAGTTGTGATTTTTTATTACTTTGGATATATTCGTTGGTATAAAGATTATTATCAAATCCAAGCCCCTTACAAAGAGATGGGACGCGAATTTGGTCCAAGACCTTTATTATTGATTTATAGCTTTAATCTTATATTATCCACAGAATTCTTTATTTACCTCATCCAATCTTAA
- a CDS encoding ABC transporter substrate-binding protein produces the protein MTIHLTLIKKNPLTLQVLLAQKLGLFQKHHVSVNLSTTEDFLFDGNNPFFCGTSDAMVGDTTFFFYMLKRGKDAVITSDLTRTIHLVAGRHPIQDLSHLKIGANRAGLLRLFLETDLKEMIPHASITWINNSYERLAALDKGEIEALVAIDPFVTDVLETGGKILWSLANSSHNWVMWAFDRTFYEQNQGAVHNFYQALEDTTNLFNQASPNQRIQWAKDCGYPEKLASRFATFTFEPYHPYAVEDFNLCQNWMYKNKEIDQFYDPHQCIVNPFKKPASC, from the coding sequence ATGACTATTCATTTAACATTAATCAAAAAAAATCCCCTGACGCTTCAAGTCTTACTTGCTCAAAAATTGGGACTGTTTCAAAAACATCACGTATCAGTCAACTTATCCACAACAGAAGATTTTTTATTTGATGGAAATAATCCTTTCTTCTGTGGAACATCGGATGCGATGGTCGGTGATACAACTTTCTTCTTTTATATGCTTAAACGTGGAAAAGATGCCGTTATCACCTCAGATTTAACACGTACCATCCACTTAGTCGCTGGGCGTCACCCGATTCAAGATCTTTCTCATCTAAAAATTGGGGCTAATCGGGCGGGGCTTCTCCGACTTTTTTTAGAAACAGACTTAAAAGAAATGATTCCTCATGCGAGTATTACATGGATTAATAATTCCTATGAACGACTTGCTGCACTGGATAAAGGAGAAATTGAAGCCCTTGTGGCTATTGATCCCTTTGTCACAGATGTCTTAGAAACAGGTGGAAAAATTTTATGGAGCTTAGCCAATAGCTCACACAACTGGGTCATGTGGGCCTTTGATCGAACCTTTTATGAACAAAATCAAGGGGCTGTGCATAACTTCTATCAGGCATTAGAAGACACAACAAACCTATTTAACCAGGCCTCACCTAATCAACGCATTCAGTGGGCGAAAGACTGTGGATATCCTGAAAAACTAGCCTCTCGATTCGCCACTTTCACCTTTGAACCCTATCACCCTTACGCTGTGGAAGACTTTAACCTTTGTCAAAATTGGATGTATAAAAACAAAGAAATCGACCAATTTTACGATCCTCATCAGTGTATCGTAAATCCATTTAAAAAGCCTGCGTCTTGTTAA